A part of Ignavibacteriales bacterium genomic DNA contains:
- the ftsH gene encoding ATP-dependent zinc metalloprotease FtsH, whose translation MNTPQQTGSNQNREGNPVDGNEQKGKVNYKMYLWFIGLLILNYFIGKYFADRMSDLEKIPYTVFKQEVLDHNVKEIYSKGLSLTGNFINPVTIPSVETNGFKTDTTSVKVVHFTTELPSFIDPGLEALLIENGVTIRAEPIQEANDPILSFLMMFGPTILIIAFYFSMYKKMQRGGGAGGGFMGMFGSSSHVKKFDKEKSPEVTFNDVAGIDEAKNELEEIVDFLKNPQKYTRLGGSAPKGVLLIGAPGTGKTLLAKATAGEAGVPFFSMSASEFVEMIVGVGASRVRDLFKQARENAPSIIFIDELDAIGRSRGSISMGGTSEHEQTLNQILTEMDGFSGREGVIVLAATNQPNVLDKALLRPGRFDRRVVVNLPDKNGRGAILKVHTRKVPLAPDVNLQEIASTTPGLSGADIQNLVNEAVLLAAKKEKDNISQKDFMDSLEKIILGPERSLIMTKEDRERIAYHESGHAILGLVVPGADPVNRVTIVPRGQALGVTYQRPVSDRYNYTEEYLRARIIGMLGGRTAEEIVYGNKITGAENDIEQATNFARQMVTRWGMSDALGMVQLVESNNPYLSGMGGYGRREFSEETAKLIDQEVHKIINECYKEAKELLNEHRMQLDSLAAALMDRETLDEKEILLVTGLMPSRELINEKILV comes from the coding sequence ATGAACACACCACAACAGACCGGTAGTAATCAAAACAGAGAGGGGAATCCGGTCGATGGTAACGAACAAAAAGGAAAGGTAAACTATAAAATGTATCTCTGGTTTATAGGTCTCCTCATCCTTAACTATTTTATTGGAAAATATTTTGCTGATAGAATGTCCGATCTGGAAAAAATTCCATACACCGTTTTTAAGCAAGAAGTCTTAGACCACAACGTGAAAGAGATATACAGTAAAGGTTTATCACTTACCGGAAATTTTATAAATCCGGTAACTATACCAAGTGTAGAGACTAATGGTTTTAAAACAGACACTACATCTGTCAAAGTAGTTCACTTCACAACTGAATTGCCTTCGTTTATCGATCCCGGACTTGAAGCACTCTTAATTGAAAATGGAGTGACTATACGTGCCGAACCAATTCAGGAAGCGAATGACCCTATTTTGTCTTTTCTGATGATGTTTGGTCCTACTATACTAATCATAGCTTTTTACTTCTCTATGTACAAAAAAATGCAACGAGGCGGAGGCGCAGGTGGGGGCTTTATGGGAATGTTTGGTAGCAGCAGTCATGTGAAAAAATTTGATAAGGAAAAGAGCCCTGAAGTTACCTTTAATGATGTTGCCGGTATTGATGAAGCTAAGAATGAATTGGAAGAGATAGTTGATTTTTTAAAAAATCCTCAAAAATATACCAGGCTTGGTGGTTCTGCTCCTAAAGGAGTTTTGCTCATTGGTGCACCTGGTACCGGAAAAACATTATTAGCAAAAGCAACTGCAGGTGAAGCGGGTGTCCCATTCTTTTCAATGAGCGCTTCTGAATTTGTTGAAATGATTGTTGGAGTTGGCGCTTCAAGAGTGAGGGATTTGTTCAAACAGGCAAGAGAAAATGCCCCGTCAATTATTTTTATTGATGAGCTTGATGCTATAGGTCGTTCCCGTGGGTCTATATCGATGGGCGGTACAAGTGAACATGAACAAACCTTAAATCAGATACTTACTGAAATGGATGGATTCTCAGGCAGGGAAGGTGTTATAGTTTTAGCTGCAACAAATCAACCAAATGTTTTGGATAAGGCTCTCCTAAGACCGGGACGTTTTGACCGACGTGTTGTAGTAAACCTTCCGGATAAAAATGGACGGGGAGCAATCTTAAAAGTTCATACACGTAAAGTACCTTTGGCTCCGGATGTTAATCTCCAGGAAATTGCATCTACAACTCCGGGATTATCAGGCGCTGATATTCAAAATCTTGTTAATGAAGCAGTACTTTTGGCTGCGAAGAAAGAAAAGGATAATATCTCTCAAAAAGATTTTATGGATTCACTTGAAAAAATTATTCTTGGTCCGGAACGTTCTTTAATAATGACCAAAGAAGACCGTGAACGGATTGCATATCACGAAAGCGGGCATGCAATTCTTGGGTTGGTTGTCCCTGGTGCTGATCCTGTAAACAGAGTTACTATAGTACCTCGCGGACAGGCATTAGGTGTAACTTATCAGCGTCCTGTTAGTGACCGATACAACTACACAGAAGAATATTTGCGGGCGAGGATCATAGGAATGCTCGGTGGACGCACTGCTGAAGAGATTGTTTATGGCAACAAAATCACGGGAGCTGAAAATGACATTGAACAGGCTACTAATTTTGCCCGACAGATGGTAACGCGCTGGGGTATGAGCGATGCTTTAGGTATGGTTCAACTTGTCGAATCTAATAATCCTTATTTAAGTGGTATGGGCGGTTATGGCAGAAGAGAATTCAGCGAAGAGACTGCTAAATTAATTGATCAGGAAGTACATAAAATTATTAATGAGTGCTATAAAGAGGCGAAGGAATTATTAAATGAACATCGTATGCAGCTTGATTCACTTGCTGCAGCTCTGATGGATAGGGAAACACTCGATGAAAAAGAGATTCTTCTGGTAACGGGACTTATGCCTTCACGTGAACTTATAAATGAAAAAATATTAGTATGA
- a CDS encoding DUF308 domain-containing protein has product MDNNNFKSAKDVIKHWYIVLIIGVIFIGLGMWVIPTPEAAFVSLSILFSITFLITDILEIISSIDFRNKFDGWEQSLAIGFFDVIIGLMIPMQSEISIVVLQLMVGFVMLYRSVMGINWLIGMNDYDIPSWSWLLIISIISGALSILILGKPAFVEMTISLLTGLALISVGIFYISLSLAIKKLKINQ; this is encoded by the coding sequence ATGGATAACAATAATTTCAAATCAGCAAAAGACGTTATTAAACATTGGTATATCGTATTAATAATTGGAGTAATTTTTATTGGATTGGGTATGTGGGTTATTCCAACACCTGAAGCAGCGTTTGTCTCATTATCCATTTTATTTAGTATAACTTTTCTGATTACAGACATTCTTGAAATAATTTCTTCAATCGATTTTCGAAACAAGTTTGATGGATGGGAACAGTCATTGGCTATTGGATTTTTTGATGTCATAATTGGCTTAATGATTCCTATGCAATCGGAGATTTCAATTGTTGTTCTCCAGCTTATGGTAGGATTTGTAATGTTATATCGTTCCGTAATGGGTATTAACTGGTTAATCGGAATGAATGATTACGATATACCAAGCTGGAGCTGGCTGCTTATTATCAGCATTATCAGTGGTGCACTTTCCATTTTAATTTTAGGAAAGCCGGCTTTTGTAGAAATGACTATCTCTTTACTAACAGGACTGGCTTTAATAAGCGTCGGTATCTTCTACATCAGTTTATCATTGGCAATAAAAAAATTAAAAATTAATCAATAA
- a CDS encoding DoxX family protein, which translates to MTNQHSSKALNIALWAAQIFLALVFFITGAAKLFLPIENLNALIPWTKDVNSLPVRLIGLSEIIGSLGLILPSLLRIKPQLTSLAAIGVAFVMLLATLFNISMGETSVIGINILLFLLAIFVAWGRFKKSLIPPRYPVRRYSLNQK; encoded by the coding sequence ATGACAAATCAACATTCATCTAAAGCTCTGAACATTGCACTTTGGGCAGCACAGATATTTTTAGCTCTCGTGTTCTTTATTACCGGTGCAGCGAAATTATTTCTACCCATTGAAAATTTGAATGCTCTTATCCCCTGGACAAAAGATGTCAACTCACTACCAGTAAGGTTAATCGGCTTATCCGAAATTATAGGAAGTCTGGGTTTAATACTTCCCTCACTGCTTCGTATTAAACCACAGCTTACTTCCTTGGCTGCAATCGGTGTTGCCTTCGTTATGCTGCTTGCAACTTTATTTAATATATCAATGGGTGAAACGTCGGTTATAGGAATAAACATTTTGCTTTTCCTGCTTGCAATATTTGTTGCCTGGGGAAGATTTAAGAAATCTCTAATCCCACCAAGGTACCCTGTGCGTAGATATTCTTTAAATCAAAAATAG
- a CDS encoding YwbE family protein has product MSEIKRSDIKTGMQVKIVLKEDQHTGKLTEGIVKDILTKSPNHPHGIKVRLETGEVGRVKEIIS; this is encoded by the coding sequence ATGAGTGAGATTAAACGTTCTGATATAAAAACAGGAATGCAAGTAAAAATAGTTTTGAAAGAAGACCAACATACAGGCAAACTTACAGAAGGTATTGTTAAAGATATTCTGACAAAATCTCCCAATCATCCGCACGGAATAAAAGTAAGACTTGAAACAGGTGAAGTTGGGCGGGTAAAGGAGATTATAAGCTAA
- a CDS encoding DUF308 domain-containing protein codes for MYNETFKSIKDAIKHWYLLLILGIIFIATGIWALITPTATYLSLAILFSVTFFVTGILEIIFSISYRKQLDGWGWSLASGILNSILGFILILNPQISIITLPLFVGFVVLYRSMMAIAWSIELKKYKVSNWGWLLFTGILGAIFSFILLWNPLFAGLTVAVFTGIALIAIGIFHVHFSIELKKLNTISKK; via the coding sequence ATGTATAACGAAACTTTCAAATCAATAAAAGATGCAATCAAACATTGGTATCTTCTATTAATACTTGGCATTATTTTCATTGCCACAGGTATCTGGGCTCTTATTACACCTACGGCAACTTACCTCTCATTAGCTATCTTATTCAGTGTAACTTTTTTTGTTACAGGTATCCTTGAAATAATTTTTTCAATTAGTTATAGAAAGCAGTTGGATGGCTGGGGCTGGTCATTGGCATCTGGAATTCTTAATTCCATATTAGGTTTTATACTTATTCTGAATCCGCAGATTTCAATTATTACTTTACCGCTCTTTGTAGGATTCGTAGTTCTATATCGTTCTATGATGGCTATAGCATGGTCAATTGAATTGAAAAAATACAAAGTATCGAACTGGGGCTGGTTGCTTTTCACAGGCATCCTTGGTGCAATATTTTCATTCATACTTTTATGGAATCCTCTCTTTGCCGGTTTAACGGTTGCAGTATTTACAGGAATTGCACTTATAGCTATCGGTATCTTTCATGTTCATTTTTCAATTGAGCTGAAAAAGTTAAATACTATATCCAAAAAATAA
- a CDS encoding beta-lactamase family protein, whose amino-acid sequence MRKIINSIFYLALFLTINLVAQHKLDDYGALFIQAINSASEAEQREIISRIFSQSAINEVGIDRLLGLVKQLHDSYAPIVYHHSETLTFNKPEGMSYIMHIYAKKDGDVMWQDFQMRLDPEPPNKLKTIGFIAEVSEPIALPNGSIEQKETLDWLNGYIQTLNSKYDLYGSILIARGNNILFEKYFGFADKEKTSPINSNSLFGMASGGKMFTALCIAKLVEDKKLNYNDHITKYIDGFSDKTKADKITIHNLLTHTSGVEHYWWGQKSEAYSNAVTINDHLKMVLDVGFKSDAGKEYEYNNSNYILLGAIIEKVSRTDYFTFVKENILDKAGMSNSGYFNNETNNTVSPLVRSEKGDSWIEVERVKGKGSSAGGSYSNVNDMLKFSNALKNNLIVSRETFKNMISIKNNNMVATEDYGYGFIIGKSAREISYGHGGTAKGVNFEFRYFPNSDITFVIFSNQDNGAYDDLKRNTIKLITGER is encoded by the coding sequence ATGAGAAAAATCATTAATAGCATTTTTTATCTTGCATTATTCTTAACAATTAATCTGGTTGCTCAGCACAAGCTCGATGATTATGGTGCGTTGTTTATTCAAGCAATAAATTCTGCCTCTGAAGCTGAACAAAGAGAAATTATATCAAGAATATTTTCTCAATCTGCTATTAATGAAGTTGGAATTGATAGACTGCTTGGCTTGGTAAAACAATTACACGATAGTTATGCCCCCATAGTATATCATCATTCAGAAACCTTAACCTTTAACAAGCCTGAAGGTATGAGCTATATTATGCATATCTATGCTAAGAAAGATGGCGACGTGATGTGGCAGGATTTTCAAATGCGGCTTGATCCTGAACCGCCTAACAAATTAAAGACAATAGGATTTATTGCTGAGGTTTCTGAACCTATAGCGCTTCCCAATGGCAGTATCGAACAGAAGGAGACTCTAGACTGGCTCAATGGTTATATCCAGACGTTAAATTCAAAATATGATTTGTATGGAAGTATTTTGATTGCAAGAGGGAATAATATTCTTTTTGAAAAATATTTTGGATTTGCAGATAAGGAAAAAACTAGTCCAATAAATTCAAATTCTTTATTTGGAATGGCTTCCGGTGGAAAAATGTTTACAGCATTATGTATCGCTAAATTAGTCGAGGATAAGAAGCTGAATTATAACGATCATATAACAAAATATATTGATGGCTTTTCAGATAAAACAAAAGCGGATAAAATAACAATACACAACTTACTTACTCATACATCAGGAGTAGAACATTATTGGTGGGGACAAAAAAGCGAAGCTTACAGTAATGCAGTTACAATCAATGATCACCTAAAAATGGTTTTAGATGTTGGGTTTAAAAGTGATGCGGGAAAAGAATACGAGTATAATAATTCAAACTATATTCTGCTGGGAGCGATCATCGAAAAAGTTTCCCGAACGGATTACTTTACCTTCGTTAAAGAAAATATTCTTGATAAAGCCGGGATGAGTAACAGCGGTTATTTTAACAATGAAACAAATAATACTGTCTCTCCATTGGTTCGATCAGAAAAAGGTGATAGTTGGATTGAGGTCGAAAGAGTAAAAGGTAAAGGCAGTTCTGCCGGAGGTTCTTATTCCAACGTTAATGATATGTTAAAATTTTCTAACGCGCTAAAAAATAATTTAATTGTTTCAAGGGAAACGTTTAAAAACATGATATCAATTAAAAACAATAATATGGTTGCTACCGAAGATTATGGTTATGGATTTATAATTGGTAAATCGGCTCGGGAGATAAGTTACGGACATGGCGGCACAGCAAAGGGAGTCAATTTTGAGTTCAGATATTTTCCTAATTCTGATATAACATTTGTTATATTCTCTAATCAGGATAATGGTGCTTATGATGATTTAAAGCGGAATACTATTAAACTTATAACCGGAGAAAGATAA
- a CDS encoding sigma 54-interacting transcriptional regulator, whose amino-acid sequence MNLLPYLGLILSNLYAFEEIKILTKKLEQEKNYLLDEINLTHNIQEIIGNSQQINYTLNKVKQVAPLDATVLILGETGTGKELIAKAIHNLSNRKENAFITVNCAALPAQLIESELFGHEKGSFTGALEKRIGKFEVADGGTIFLDEIGELPLEIQAKLLRVLQEKEFERLGGKSTVHSDVRIVAATNRDLEKEVEQGKFRSDLFFRLNVFPIVVPPLRERKDDIPLLVKYFIDKYSKKLGKELKSIKKTDIDTFINYNWPGNIRELEHMIERAIIVSEGTNLNFEKLLGGNLKQAESDFKSFKTLVENEKEHIIIALKNL is encoded by the coding sequence ATGAATCTACTACCATACTTAGGCTTGATTTTATCTAATCTTTATGCCTTTGAGGAGATAAAAATACTTACAAAAAAACTTGAACAAGAAAAGAATTATCTGCTGGATGAAATCAATTTAACTCACAACATACAGGAAATAATTGGAAACAGTCAGCAAATAAACTACACATTAAATAAAGTAAAACAAGTTGCTCCTCTCGATGCAACAGTTTTGATTTTGGGTGAAACCGGTACAGGCAAAGAATTAATTGCTAAGGCAATACATAATTTATCAAACCGGAAAGAGAATGCTTTCATAACTGTAAATTGTGCTGCTCTACCTGCGCAATTGATTGAATCCGAATTATTTGGACATGAGAAAGGCAGCTTTACCGGAGCTTTAGAAAAAAGGATTGGAAAATTTGAAGTTGCTGATGGCGGTACAATATTTTTAGATGAGATCGGGGAATTGCCATTAGAAATTCAGGCAAAGCTTTTACGTGTTTTACAGGAAAAAGAATTTGAGCGTCTTGGCGGTAAAAGCACAGTTCATTCTGATGTTCGCATTGTTGCTGCCACAAATCGGGATCTGGAAAAAGAAGTTGAACAAGGAAAATTTCGTTCCGATTTATTTTTCAGATTAAATGTGTTTCCCATTGTTGTTCCACCACTTCGAGAAAGAAAAGACGACATACCTTTATTGGTAAAATATTTCATAGATAAATATTCAAAAAAATTAGGGAAAGAATTAAAATCAATAAAGAAAACTGATATAGATACATTTATAAATTATAACTGGCCTGGCAATATCCGTGAGTTGGAACATATGATTGAACGGGCAATTATAGTTTCAGAAGGAACAAATTTAAATTTTGAAAAATTGTTAGGTGGGAACCTGAAACAGGCTGAATCAGATTTCAAATCATTCAAAACATTAGTGGAAAATGAAAAAGAGCATATTATAATTGCGTTAAAAAATCTCTAA
- a CDS encoding T9SS type A sorting domain-containing protein: protein MYIDIAFYSKLLLLFSLSVILLPSIAFGQDIKIYVSDAGNFSNPPWQILKFDENSENPETFIDTALAWPQDIVFLEEQQVVLISNLNTGRITKYNSSTGEYIGDFATGIGGPTRMKIGADSLLYVLQWSGNGKVWRYQLDGAFVDEFTGVGITQSIGIDWDDEGNLYVSSYGAASVRKFDPDGNDLGLFVNTNLAGPTNIWFDDNGDLLVIDYNGTAVKRFDSTGVFVSNFITGLGQAEGVDFFSNGNILIGNGVTHSVKMFDSNGVYIEDFIPSGSGGLMNPNAVVIREINVSSVSDDGDLVANSFILEQNYPNPFNPSTKISWQSPVSGWQTLKILDVLGREIETLVDEFKNAGFNSILYTVNSSLSSGVYYYQLKAGNFIQTNKMVYLK, encoded by the coding sequence ATGTATATTGATATAGCTTTTTACAGCAAACTACTTTTGCTGTTTTCATTATCTGTTATATTATTACCCTCAATTGCTTTTGGGCAGGACATAAAAATCTATGTGAGTGATGCGGGAAACTTTTCAAATCCCCCGTGGCAAATTTTAAAGTTTGATGAAAACAGTGAGAATCCCGAAACTTTTATAGATACGGCTCTTGCCTGGCCGCAGGACATTGTTTTTCTGGAAGAACAGCAAGTAGTGCTAATATCAAACTTAAATACCGGCAGGATAACAAAATATAATTCGTCTACCGGAGAATATATCGGAGACTTTGCCACCGGTATTGGTGGACCAACCAGAATGAAAATCGGTGCCGATAGCTTGCTTTATGTACTGCAGTGGTCGGGTAACGGAAAGGTTTGGCGATACCAACTTGACGGAGCTTTTGTTGATGAGTTCACAGGCGTAGGCATAACACAGAGTATTGGTATCGACTGGGATGATGAAGGTAATTTGTATGTCTCTTCATATGGCGCAGCTTCTGTTAGAAAATTTGATCCGGACGGTAACGATCTTGGACTTTTTGTTAATACAAATCTCGCGGGTCCAACTAATATCTGGTTTGATGACAATGGCGACCTGTTAGTGATTGATTATAATGGAACAGCAGTAAAAAGATTTGATTCGACTGGAGTATTTGTCAGCAACTTCATAACCGGTTTGGGTCAGGCAGAGGGAGTAGATTTTTTCTCCAATGGAAATATACTTATCGGAAACGGTGTAACTCATTCGGTTAAGATGTTCGATAGTAACGGTGTTTACATAGAGGATTTTATTCCAAGCGGTTCAGGTGGTCTGATGAATCCAAATGCGGTGGTTATCAGAGAAATAAATGTGTCCTCAGTTTCCGATGATGGTGATCTTGTTGCCAATAGTTTTATCTTGGAACAGAATTATCCCAATCCATTTAATCCAAGTACCAAAATAAGTTGGCAGTCTCCTGTAAGCGGTTGGCAAACATTAAAAATATTAGATGTTCTTGGCAGAGAGATTGAAACTCTGGTTGATGAATTTAAAAATGCTGGTTTTAATTCTATTTTATATACTGTAAATTCATCCTTGTCTAGTGGAGTTTATTACTATCAACTAAAAGCAGGAAACTTCATTCAAACAAATAAAATGGTTTATTTAAAATGA
- a CDS encoding class I SAM-dependent methyltransferase produces MNNDRSRVCPVELANSLDNKIRRWLQNPQKILSPYVKEGMKILDVGCGPGFFSVELAKIVGAHGKVYSVDLQEGMLQKLRNKINGTPLEQIIQLIKCEKDKIVVPEKVDFILAFYMVHEVPDKDKLFATLKKFLNDGGEFLIVEPKLFHVSKKEFDSTIEKAKAVGFNAVKGPKLPYSFSALLKNA; encoded by the coding sequence ATGAATAATGATAGAAGCCGGGTTTGCCCCGTTGAGCTGGCAAATTCCCTCGACAATAAAATCAGAAGATGGTTACAAAATCCGCAAAAAATACTTTCTCCTTATGTTAAGGAAGGGATGAAGATTCTTGATGTTGGATGTGGTCCCGGATTTTTTTCAGTCGAGTTAGCGAAAATTGTTGGTGCACACGGAAAAGTATACTCTGTAGATTTACAGGAAGGAATGCTGCAAAAACTTCGTAATAAAATTAACGGGACACCTCTTGAACAGATAATACAGTTAATAAAATGTGAGAAGGACAAAATTGTTGTGCCGGAGAAAGTAGATTTTATTCTTGCATTTTATATGGTTCACGAAGTTCCGGATAAAGATAAACTTTTTGCGACACTAAAAAAATTTTTGAATGATGGGGGAGAATTCTTAATTGTAGAACCAAAATTATTTCACGTATCGAAAAAAGAATTTGACTCGACAATAGAAAAGGCAAAGGCAGTCGGATTTAACGCTGTGAAAGGTCCAAAATTGCCTTATAGTTTTTCAGCATTATTAAAGAACGCCTGA
- a CDS encoding GAF domain-containing protein produces MQTNDEDISFLISMYDDVATVKDKENLLYTIFQILHEFYGIKISGGALYDKSKENFGFIVIKIEKDKRVTDSMAWLQMFSVNSIPFNISISNPEITLLSPEQLNAMQPQNIKHPPLGKVLSEMNINSLSLIPINTGGELIGFLVLALEGTALGEKEEGFLLRLASLIGSVYEKVNSYDELKRKEKEIQLGLLADLLPIREKESLFKKLADETNKLIPCDYIAFHTEYSSMNLSSTLSLIKDEKDQFKIMPSTRNITLFLLALKSKVNGKVEQNHLEVTGKSFDKMCEQFLHLKQLKEKNSVSSLLVLHHSYKNLGGLTVVLGRSLPYSAIKIEPVLELIFTQNREAFFWS; encoded by the coding sequence ATGCAAACCAATGATGAAGATATATCCTTTCTGATATCTATGTACGATGATGTAGCGACAGTAAAGGATAAAGAGAATTTATTATATACGATCTTTCAAATACTGCATGAGTTTTATGGAATTAAAATCAGTGGAGGTGCACTATACGATAAGTCAAAAGAAAATTTCGGATTCATTGTCATTAAAATTGAAAAAGATAAAAGGGTAACGGATTCAATGGCATGGCTGCAGATGTTTTCTGTAAATTCTATTCCATTTAACATTTCCATTTCAAATCCGGAAATAACTCTCCTTAGTCCAGAGCAACTCAATGCTATGCAACCTCAGAATATAAAACATCCCCCCTTAGGCAAAGTACTTAGTGAGATGAATATCAATTCACTTTCCCTAATACCAATAAACACCGGTGGTGAACTTATCGGATTTCTTGTATTAGCACTTGAAGGAACTGCTCTTGGCGAGAAAGAGGAAGGCTTTTTATTGAGGCTCGCCAGCTTGATAGGTTCCGTTTATGAAAAGGTGAACAGTTATGACGAACTTAAGCGTAAGGAAAAGGAAATACAGCTTGGTTTATTGGCAGATCTTCTTCCAATCAGGGAAAAAGAATCTTTATTTAAAAAATTAGCCGATGAGACAAATAAATTAATCCCATGCGATTATATCGCCTTTCATACTGAATATTCATCAATGAATTTGTCCAGCACTCTTTCGCTCATCAAAGATGAAAAAGATCAGTTCAAAATAATGCCGTCAACCCGGAACATAACTTTGTTCTTGCTGGCATTAAAATCAAAAGTTAATGGAAAGGTTGAACAAAATCATTTAGAAGTTACCGGCAAGTCGTTCGATAAAATGTGTGAACAATTTTTACATTTAAAGCAGTTGAAGGAGAAAAACTCTGTTAGTTCCTTACTGGTTTTGCATCATTCATATAAAAATTTAGGCGGATTAACAGTTGTATTAGGCAGAAGCCTTCCATATTCAGCAATCAAAATTGAACCAGTACTGGAATTAATATTTACTCAAAACAGGGAGGCATTTTTTTGGAGTTAA